TTCAGGCGCTGTTACATTGACCCCGATAAAACTACGGTCATCATAAGGCGCTGTTTCTTTTTGCAAAATGCTAAAGAACAACGCAATTAAACCGATACAACCGAGGATGATAGGGAAACTGAGCCATTTTCGTTTCATAAAACTTCCTAAAGCTTCGGCATAACCCGAATTGAGTTTTTGGAAATAAGGCTCGGTGAAATTATAAAAGCGTGATTTTTTATGTACGCCACCTTTCATCAGGTAGGCGTTTAGCATAGGCGTTAATGTTAGCGATACAAAGGCAGAGATTAATACTGCTGCCCCGATGACGACCCCAAATTCCCGAAAGAGGCGCCCTACGAAGCCTTCGAGAAAAATTACCGGGAGGAATACGGCAGCCAGTGTGATCGAAATCGAAATAACGGCATAGAAAATTTCGTTAGAGCCTTTGATCGCCGCTTCAATAGGCGACATGCCTTCTTCGACTTTCTTAAAAATATTTTCGGTGACTACGATTCCATCATCTACCACGAGCCCTGTTGCTAATACGATGGCTAATAAAGTCAGTACATTGATGGAAAAACCAAAAATATACATGATGAAAAATGTAGCAATAAGCGAAACCGGAATATCAATCAATGGACGGAAAGCAATGGCCCAATCCCGGAAAAACAAATAGATAATCAGTGTTACCAGAATCAGGGAAATCAGCAGGGTTTCTGCTACTTCCACAATGGACTTTTTGATAAATACGGTATTGTCAATGGCGATGTTCAGTTTGAAATCGGCAGGCAGCTCTTTTTTTAGCTGGTCGTATTGTTTGTAAAAAAGATCGGCGATTTCGACATAGTTCGTTCCGGGCTGTGGAATTACGGCAAGCCCTACCATAGGCAGGCCAGACTCACTCATTTTGGTTTCCAGGTTTTCCGGGCCTAAAGTGGCATAGCCGACGTCACCAAGACGAACGATCCGTTCTTTTTCGGCACGGATGATAATATTGTTGAACTGTTCGGCTGTGGAAAGGTTCCCCATGGTTTTTACCGTAAGTTCGGTATTGGCTCCGGTGAGTTTACCGGAGGGCAATTCTACGTTTTGTGCATCTAATGCCTGGCGTACTTCAGAGACTGTCACTCCATAGGAATTCAGTTTCACCGGATCCAGCCAAAGGCGCATCGCATATTTCTTTTGGCCCCAGATCTGAACACTGCTGACACCCGGAATGGTTTGCAGGCGTTCGGCAATCACATTTTCAGCATAGTCGCTCAGCTCAAGTGCATTTCGGTTTTGACTTTGTACCGTCATGGTAATAATAGGATCCGAATCCGCATCGGCTTTGGACACTACCGGTGGTGCATCGATATCCTGTGGAAGGCTACGAATGGCCTGGGATACTTTGTCCCGAACGTCATTTGCGGCTTCTTCCAGGTTTTTTTCAAGGTTGAACTCGATGGTGATATTACTCGATCCCTGGTTGCTGGAAGAGGTGATATTCCGGATTCCATCAATGGAGTTGATGGCTTTTTCGAGTGGCTCGGTAATCTGGGATTCAATAATGTCGGCATTGGCTCCCGTGTAATTGGTCCGCACAGAAATTTGCGCCGGATCGATAGAAGGGAATTCCCGTACGCCTAAATAGGTATAGCCAATAATTCCAAAAAGAATGATGGAGAGATTGACAACAATCGTAAATACGGGTCTTTTTATACTTAAGGTAGATAAGCTCATGGTTATTTTTTAGCGCTGATGTTTACTTTGACAGGCGTATCATTTTTTAACCCCATTACTCCTGTAGTCAACACCGTATCACCGACTTTTAGTCCGGCGGTAATCAGTATTTCCTTATCAGTACGGGTAGCTGTTTCTACTTTTACTTCTTTTGCTTTACCATTTTCGGTGATAAACACTTTTTTTCCATCCTGTACCGGAACTACTGCTTCGGTAGGAATAAGGATAGCATTGAGTACCATGCTTAATGGCAATTCGACATTAGCAAAAGTACCCGGCAGTAATTTTCCTTCCGGATTATCGGCTACGGCACGCATTTTTAAGGTACGTGTTGCAACGTCCACTTCAGGTTCAATAGCATATATTTTAGCGGTAAATTTTTCTTTGGAACCGGCAACGGTAAAGGTTATTTTGGTATCCAGTTTCATCTGGGCCGCATATTTTTCCGGAACGGAGAATGTAATTTTAACCTGTGAAGTATTTACCAGCCGTGCAATCAGGGTCGTTGGCGTAACGTAAGTCCCTGGAGAGATGGAGCGGAGGCCGATTCTTCCGGGGAAAGGGGCGCGTACTGTTGTTTTGGCAATTTGGGCATTGATCAATTGGCTCTGGGCTTTCATGGTTTTGAAATCAGCACTGGCAATATCGTATTCCTCCCGGCTGATGGCTTCTTTTTCCAATAATAGCTTGGCACGGCGTTCATTTTCAGAAGCCAGGTTTTGTTTGGTTGCAGCCTGTATGGCCTGTGCGCGGAGTTCTACGTCATTTACCTTAAAGAGTACCTGTCCTTTGGTGACCGGTGCCCCTTCCTGGAAATTGATCTGCTCTACAATTCCGGAAACCTCACTCTGAATATCAATCTGTTCGTTGGCTTCTACCGATCCCGATAGGGAAAGGCTGTTGGCAAAACTTTGACCTTCGGTTACTATACCATTAACGGCCATTGGAGCTTTGGATCCTCCTTTATCTTTTGGGCCTTCACCCTGGTCTTTGTTGGCAGAAATCCTGTAATAAATTAACGCCCCGATTCCGATAACGAGGACAGAATAGACAATATATTTTATTTTCATAAGAAGTAAACTGGTTTAAGCGGAAATTGCTTAGGATTACAAAACTAAATTTAAATATTAATATAGATTTGCATTTGCGAAATTTTAACTATTTGTTAAGGTAGCCAATTATCTTATTTTACAGCATTTTCCAAATAATAGGGGTTAAAAATTAACATCAATTTACCATTATACGATTGCCTTCTTTCCTGTTCTAATGAACATTTTTACTTACTTTTGCACCAGTTTTTTAATACTCTATAATTTCCAATCTAATGGATAAAAAAATATTCTCCTTTCTGTTCTCCACACGCTTAATGGCCGTATTATTTCTTGGTTTTGCACTTGCAATGGCAATAGGAACTTTCATCGAAGATGCCTACAATACGGATACTGCCCGAATTCTCATTTATAATTCCTGGTGGTTTGAAGCCATTATGGTCTTTTTTATGATCAATTTCATCGGAAATATCAAAC
The Flavobacterium kingsejongi genome window above contains:
- a CDS encoding efflux RND transporter periplasmic adaptor subunit: MKIKYIVYSVLVIGIGALIYYRISANKDQGEGPKDKGGSKAPMAVNGIVTEGQSFANSLSLSGSVEANEQIDIQSEVSGIVEQINFQEGAPVTKGQVLFKVNDVELRAQAIQAATKQNLASENERRAKLLLEKEAISREEYDIASADFKTMKAQSQLINAQIAKTTVRAPFPGRIGLRSISPGTYVTPTTLIARLVNTSQVKITFSVPEKYAAQMKLDTKITFTVAGSKEKFTAKIYAIEPEVDVATRTLKMRAVADNPEGKLLPGTFANVELPLSMVLNAILIPTEAVVPVQDGKKVFITENGKAKEVKVETATRTDKEILITAGLKVGDTVLTTGVMGLKNDTPVKVNISAKK
- a CDS encoding efflux RND transporter permease subunit: MSLSTLSIKRPVFTIVVNLSIILFGIIGYTYLGVREFPSIDPAQISVRTNYTGANADIIESQITEPLEKAINSIDGIRNITSSSNQGSSNITIEFNLEKNLEEAANDVRDKVSQAIRSLPQDIDAPPVVSKADADSDPIITMTVQSQNRNALELSDYAENVIAERLQTIPGVSSVQIWGQKKYAMRLWLDPVKLNSYGVTVSEVRQALDAQNVELPSGKLTGANTELTVKTMGNLSTAEQFNNIIIRAEKERIVRLGDVGYATLGPENLETKMSESGLPMVGLAVIPQPGTNYVEIADLFYKQYDQLKKELPADFKLNIAIDNTVFIKKSIVEVAETLLISLILVTLIIYLFFRDWAIAFRPLIDIPVSLIATFFIMYIFGFSINVLTLLAIVLATGLVVDDGIVVTENIFKKVEEGMSPIEAAIKGSNEIFYAVISISITLAAVFLPVIFLEGFVGRLFREFGVVIGAAVLISAFVSLTLTPMLNAYLMKGGVHKKSRFYNFTEPYFQKLNSGYAEALGSFMKRKWLSFPIILGCIGLIALFFSILQKETAPYDDRSFIGVNVTAPEGASYEYTDRFMQELTQLINDSIPEKKVSLVITSPGFGSASVNSGRIRIALKEPEERERSQKEIANALTKWTKKYSEAKTAISEQPTIAVNRRGGLPIQYIIQAPNFEKLREKIPEFLDEANQDPTFSMTDVNLKFNKPEINVTIDRDKAQSLGVSVIDVAQTLQLSLSGQRFGYFMMNGKQYQVIGQFDEKDRSAPLDLTSMFVKSNTGLLIQLDNLVKVEEQSSPPQLYHNNRYMSATISAGLAPGKSISDGIAAMERIKTKVLDDSFTTDLGGESRDFVESSSNTLFAFGLALLLIYLILAAQFESFIDPFIIILTVPMAVAGALFSLWLFGQTWNIFSQIGTIMLIGLVTKNGILIVEFANQLREEGKPKLEAIMEAAESRLRPILMTSLAIALGALPIAMSLGAASTSRIGMGVVIVGGTIFSLVLTLFIIPAIYFMWSRKRVHRPEFDNIDQLEGKN